A segment of the Tautonia rosea genome:
CTTGATCAGCCCTTGACCTCAACTCCCATGCTGCGGGCCGTGCCGGCGATGAGCCGCATGGCGTGGTCGATATCTCGGGCGTTCATATCCTGAAACTTCGTTTCGGCGATCTTGCGGACCTGATCGGCGGTGACGGAGCCGACCTTGGTCTTGTGGGGCTCGGCCGATCCGGAGGCGATGCCGGCGGCCTGCTTGAGCAGGACGGCGGCGGGTGGACTCTTGGTGATGAACTCGAACGATCGGTCGTTGTAAACGGTGATCTCGACGGGGATGGTGGTCCCCTTCATCTCCTTGGTCCGGTCGTTGAACTGGGTGACGAATTGCCCAATGTTCACGCCGTGCTGACCGAGGGCCGGGCCGACCGGGGGGGCCGGGGTGGCCTGCCCACCGGGGCATTGCAGCTTGATCTTGGCCGTGACTGTCTTCGCCATCGCTCTCTCGTACTCCAGGCAGTAGGCAGTAAGCAGTAGGCAGAGAGAAGAAGAAACGACAAGGGGGAAGCTTGCGCGATCGGCCGTGGTGCGCTGGTCGCCACGGCCTACTGCTGACCGTCTCCTGCCTGCTGCCTACTCCGTCAGAGATTCAGACTCGTTCGACTTGCCAGTATTCCAGGTCCACGGGGGTGGGCCGGTTGAAGATGATGATCATCACCTTGACCAGGCCACGGGCCTCGATGACCTCTTCGACCGTCCCCTCGAAGTTCTCGAAGGAGCCTTCCTTGATTTTGACGCGGTCGCCACGTTCGAGGTCGATCTTGGGAACGGCCTTGGTTTCGCCCGGTTCCTCGGGCTTGAGGATCTTGTCGATCTCGGCCTGACTCATGGGTGTCGGGGTGCCATGGGCGCCGACGAAGTCACCGACACCGGGCGTTTCCCGGACCACGAACCAGGTTTTCTCGTTGAGCTCCATGTGGACCATGATGTAGCCCGGGTAGCTCTTGCGTTCGACCGTCCGTTTCTTGTTGTTGCGGATCTCGGTGACTTTTTCCTTGGGGACGACGATCTGGCCGAAGAAGCGCCCGAGGTCCTGGATTTTGACCCGGCGTTCGAGGGCGTCTCGGATCGTATCTTCGCGGCCGCTCTGAACTTTCAAGACGTACCAGACCAGCTCGGGCGGGGGCTCGTCATCCTCGTCGTCGACCGGAACGGAAACGCTCTGGTCGTCATCAGTGTCGTCGGCCGAGTGCTCAGCCGCAGTTTCGGCCTCGTCCGAGGACTCGTGAAGCCCAGAGGTCTTCCCGGCCGGGGGACCGCCGTCGGGCGCGGATTCCTCGACTTCGAAGAGGTTTGATGGGCCGACGACCGAGCCCGATTCGGGTTCGGTCGGCTCCGACGGCGGGCCTGACTCGGGCTCGAGGGGCGGCTCGTCGTATTCGTCGGGCGTCGTGCTCATCCGGCAGTCGGGGGTGGGAGTTCGGTTCGGAGCGAGTGGAGCAAGCGAGTATGCGGTTGCGTGAGGTGCGGTCGTGCCGCGCTCGGGTCCGCCAAGATCAGCCGGCCGAGCCGATCGCCTGGCCGGTTCCGGCCGAGACGTCGAGCACGCCGATCTGGTTGAGCAAAATCATCCAGACATTGTCAATCGCGAACAGGTAGAACGAAATGACCAGCACGGTCACCAGGACGACGCCGGTGGCCCGCTTCAGGTCACTCCGGCTGATCCAGGAGACCTTGTTCATCTCCGCCTGGGTGGCGATAAGAAAATCGGCGAACGGCGGGTAGTGGATCATCCGGAAGCTCAGCCAGGCGAAGGCCGCAGCCAGAACACCGCAGATGCCGAACTGGACATAGATCTCGGTGCCATCAAGGGTTGCGAACAACCGGGTGACGCCGACGAGGAGGATGGCCGCCATGGCGATGCCGGTCCAGAGCCGGGCGTGCCAGCCTTGCATCGGCTTGTAGAGTGTCGAGCTGAACAGGGTGGCGAAGAACTGATTCTTGCCACTGCTGCGACGGGCTGCCTTGTCCGCAGGCTTCGACGCGCGGGACTCGGTTGCATCATCCCTCACCTTGCCCATTCGCCCGACCCTCCCGAGGACGCGATCACGCCGCTCTTGAATTGACTGCAGACGGAAGCCCACTGTGGGGTTCTGGTGTTCGCGACGAGGAACTCTTCCCAGGGGATCGGCAAAGGGGTCGACGATCTGGTCTGACCTCCGCAACGTCGCAGGCCCGACGATCCGACACGCGAGGAGGGCATGTCCGGAGGTGGGTCTGGAAGATACGGGCTTGCCCCCAAGGAAGACAACGACACGAAGCACGAGCGGAGGGAATCGAACCCCCAACCCCCGGTTTTGGAGACCGGTGCTCTACCAGTTGAGCTACGCTCGTACGGAAAAAACCGGGGCGAGGGGTCAGATCGTCCCGGGGAAGATTTGGGCCAGAGAGGGGAAACCCCGCTGTCCCTGATCCATCGGACATCCCGGCCGACGCGGATCGCCGGGGTAGGCGAGGCGTCGGCCGGGATGAAGGAGTTCGTTCATCATCAAGTGATCGAAGCGCCGAGGGTTCGGCGTTCGAGGGTTGTCACTCAAGAATCTTGGTGACGACACCGGCGCCGACGGTTTTACCGCCTTCGCGAATGGCGAAGCGGAGGTTTTCCTCCATGGCGATCGGGGCGATCAGTTCGACGGTCATCTTGATGTTGTCGCCCGGCATGCACATTTCGGCTTCGCTGCCGTCCTCGGACAGCAGGTTGACGATGGTGCCGGTGACGTCGGTGGTCCGGAAGTAGAACTGCGGCCGGTAGTTCTTGAAGAACGGGGTGTGGCGGCCACCTTCGTCCTTCGA
Coding sequences within it:
- the secE gene encoding preprotein translocase subunit SecE — translated: MGKVRDDATESRASKPADKAARRSSGKNQFFATLFSSTLYKPMQGWHARLWTGIAMAAILLVGVTRLFATLDGTEIYVQFGICGVLAAAFAWLSFRMIHYPPFADFLIATQAEMNKVSWISRSDLKRATGVVLVTVLVISFYLFAIDNVWMILLNQIGVLDVSAGTGQAIGSAG
- the nusG gene encoding transcription termination/antitermination protein NusG, producing the protein MSTTPDEYDEPPLEPESGPPSEPTEPESGSVVGPSNLFEVEESAPDGGPPAGKTSGLHESSDEAETAAEHSADDTDDDQSVSVPVDDEDDEPPPELVWYVLKVQSGREDTIRDALERRVKIQDLGRFFGQIVVPKEKVTEIRNNKKRTVERKSYPGYIMVHMELNEKTWFVVRETPGVGDFVGAHGTPTPMSQAEIDKILKPEEPGETKAVPKIDLERGDRVKIKEGSFENFEGTVEEVIEARGLVKVMIIIFNRPTPVDLEYWQVERV
- the rplK gene encoding 50S ribosomal protein L11, yielding MAKTVTAKIKLQCPGGQATPAPPVGPALGQHGVNIGQFVTQFNDRTKEMKGTTIPVEITVYNDRSFEFITKSPPAAVLLKQAAGIASGSAEPHKTKVGSVTADQVRKIAETKFQDMNARDIDHAMRLIAGTARSMGVEVKG